In the Gymnodinialimonas sp. 202GB13-11 genome, one interval contains:
- a CDS encoding lysostaphin resistance A-like protein has translation MQYIAHEPYIAPARVKPELWRLLLGIVMVVAVYALGVGIVFGGVFVVAGPANAERWMLEMIEATGPTGTLLLLATFIGMAVGPMVAVAAFHARRIRTLFGPIPRTFRHFLIAMVVCGAAYSVSFLFPNDVEIIPNLDRTIWLSFLPLALVGVLLQTGAEEILFRGYIQQQLAARFRATWVWMVLPAVLFGVLHWQPDIMGDNAIFIVAAATLFGLLAADLTAKTGSLGAAWGFHFANNTVAILVVAMDGPLSGLALFTAPLDPSSAEIRPLILLDMGTTVVTWLLIRLAVTRFP, from the coding sequence ATGCAGTATATCGCCCACGAACCCTATATCGCGCCTGCGCGCGTCAAACCCGAACTCTGGCGATTGCTTCTAGGCATCGTGATGGTGGTGGCCGTCTACGCGCTTGGTGTTGGTATTGTTTTCGGCGGAGTGTTCGTGGTTGCAGGCCCGGCCAACGCCGAACGCTGGATGCTCGAGATGATCGAGGCAACGGGTCCGACCGGCACGCTGCTTCTTTTGGCGACATTTATTGGCATGGCCGTCGGCCCCATGGTGGCTGTTGCGGCCTTCCATGCGCGCCGTATTAGGACACTCTTCGGCCCAATCCCTCGCACCTTCCGCCACTTCCTGATCGCAATGGTCGTCTGCGGCGCTGCCTATTCTGTATCGTTCCTGTTCCCGAATGATGTGGAGATCATCCCGAACCTCGATCGCACCATCTGGCTGTCCTTCCTGCCCTTGGCCCTGGTCGGTGTGCTGCTCCAGACCGGCGCAGAGGAAATCCTGTTCCGCGGCTATATCCAGCAACAGCTTGCCGCCCGTTTCCGCGCCACCTGGGTTTGGATGGTTCTGCCTGCCGTCCTCTTCGGTGTCCTCCATTGGCAGCCCGACATCATGGGCGACAACGCCATCTTTATTGTCGCCGCCGCCACGTTATTTGGTCTGCTCGCCGCTGATCTGACGGCCAAAACAGGCTCTCTCGGTGCCGCCTGGGGCTTCCACTTCGCCAACAATACTGTGGCGATCCTCGTTGTGGCGATGGACGGCCCGCTCTCGGGCCTCGCGCTCTTCACCGCCCCGCTTGATCCATCATCAGCCGAGATTCGTCCCCTGATCCTGCTGGATATGGGCACCACCGTTGTAACCTGGCTCCTGATCCGCCTGGCAGTGACGCGGTTCCCCTGA
- a CDS encoding SCP2 sterol-binding domain-containing protein: protein MTLSDIADRIRAALSEKTFDGSLKFDCGDEGVIVLAENSATTQDQDTDCTIRISRENLGKLLTGKLNPMTGVMMGKLKVSGDMGVALGLSKLLA from the coding sequence ATGACCCTTTCCGATATCGCCGACCGTATCCGTGCCGCACTCTCCGAGAAGACCTTTGACGGCTCGCTCAAATTCGACTGCGGGGATGAGGGCGTCATCGTGCTGGCCGAAAATTCCGCCACGACGCAGGATCAAGACACCGACTGCACCATCAGGATCAGCCGCGAGAACCTCGGCAAATTGCTGACCGGCAAGTTGAACCCGATGACCGGCGTGATGATGGGCAAGCTGAAGGTCTCGGGCGATATGGGCGTCGCCCTCGGCCTTAGCAAACTGTTGGCCTAA
- the accD gene encoding acetyl-CoA carboxylase, carboxyltransferase subunit beta, with product MNWITNYVRPRINSIFSRRETPENLWSKCSECGTMLFHRELSDNLNVCTNCGHHMALRPRARFEALFDNGVFTEIDVPEPLADPLKFRDQKRYPDRMKAARTQTAEAEAMLVAQGEIGRTPIVAAAQDFSFMGGSMGMYVGNAIIAAAERAVQLKRPLILFSAAGGARMQEGILSLMQMPRTTVAVQMLKEANLPYIVVLTHPTTGGVTASYAMLGDVQIAEPNALICFAGPRVIEQTIRETLPEGFQRSEYLLDHGMLDRVTPRGEMRDELISIVRMLMGETPPVKGDLPAPDTDAEEQPTEAATPQAEEIAPDASADEAPDAGDRA from the coding sequence ATGAACTGGATCACCAATTACGTCCGTCCCCGGATCAACTCGATCTTCTCGCGCCGCGAGACGCCTGAGAACCTGTGGTCCAAGTGCTCCGAATGCGGCACCATGCTGTTTCACCGGGAACTCAGCGATAACCTGAACGTCTGCACGAACTGCGGCCATCACATGGCCCTGCGCCCCCGTGCCCGGTTTGAGGCGCTCTTTGATAACGGGGTCTTCACTGAGATCGACGTACCAGAACCGCTGGCCGACCCGCTGAAATTCCGGGACCAGAAACGCTATCCCGACCGCATGAAGGCTGCCCGCACCCAAACCGCCGAGGCGGAGGCAATGCTGGTCGCCCAAGGCGAGATCGGGCGTACGCCGATTGTCGCCGCTGCGCAGGATTTCAGCTTCATGGGCGGCTCCATGGGCATGTATGTCGGCAACGCCATCATCGCCGCCGCCGAACGGGCCGTGCAACTCAAGCGCCCGCTGATCCTCTTCTCCGCCGCCGGTGGCGCCCGGATGCAGGAAGGCATCCTCAGCCTCATGCAAATGCCGCGCACAACCGTGGCCGTGCAGATGCTGAAAGAGGCGAACCTGCCCTACATCGTGGTCCTCACCCACCCCACTACTGGTGGTGTGACGGCCTCCTACGCAATGCTGGGGGACGTCCAGATCGCGGAACCCAACGCGCTCATCTGCTTCGCCGGTCCCCGCGTGATCGAGCAGACCATCCGCGAAACCCTGCCCGAGGGCTTCCAGCGCTCCGAATACCTGCTCGACCACGGGATGCTCGACCGTGTGACCCCACGTGGCGAAATGCGCGACGAACTCATTTCCATCGTGCGGATGCTCATGGGCGAAACGCCCCCCGTGAAAGGCGACCTACCGGCCCCGGACACCGATGCCGAGGAACAGCCAACGGAAGCCGCCACGCCGCAGGCCGAAGAAATCGCGCCTGATGCTTCCGCTGATGAGGCGCCAGACGCGGGCGACCGCGCCTGA
- a CDS encoding Hpt domain-containing protein: protein MCVDWERLNELKDDIGEEDFADVATLFVSELQDTLSGMQVATAAAEDFHFLRGSAANLGFTALVAACSRAEAAAKAGEAPDVAAVKSAFNAALAEMSAKMPDLAMAA, encoded by the coding sequence ATGTGTGTGGATTGGGAACGTTTAAATGAGCTGAAAGACGATATCGGCGAAGAGGATTTCGCTGACGTCGCAACGCTTTTCGTGTCCGAATTGCAGGACACTTTATCCGGTATGCAGGTCGCCACCGCTGCGGCCGAGGATTTTCATTTCCTACGGGGGTCTGCTGCGAATCTTGGCTTCACAGCGCTCGTTGCAGCCTGCTCACGCGCAGAGGCCGCCGCAAAGGCGGGCGAGGCACCTGATGTGGCTGCCGTGAAATCGGCGTTCAACGCGGCGCTCGCCGAGATGTCGGCTAAAATGCCGGATCTTGCGATGGCGGCGTAA
- a CDS encoding GNAT family N-acetyltransferase, producing the protein MTISVRPVEKADLDALFELWPADDQRQFVAPNAVTVAEAAYEPAAYAFTIWAGDVRVGLIALIDMTELDPSEVAPEDEPEAGLLWRLMIGEAHQGNGYGTAAIQWAFEWARARGRPRMSVEVVETNTVAIALYERMGFRATGVMYGNEAQMARDL; encoded by the coding sequence ATGACCATCTCGGTCCGCCCAGTCGAAAAGGCGGACCTTGATGCGCTGTTCGAGCTATGGCCCGCTGACGATCAGCGCCAATTCGTTGCGCCCAATGCTGTGACCGTTGCAGAGGCCGCCTATGAACCGGCGGCCTACGCTTTCACCATCTGGGCCGGTGACGTGCGGGTCGGCCTGATTGCGCTGATCGATATGACCGAACTCGATCCGTCCGAAGTTGCCCCCGAGGATGAGCCGGAGGCCGGTTTGCTTTGGCGGTTAATGATCGGCGAAGCCCATCAGGGCAATGGCTACGGTACCGCTGCGATCCAATGGGCCTTTGAATGGGCGCGCGCACGTGGCCGTCCGCGTATGTCCGTAGAGGTGGTTGAAACCAACACCGTCGCCATTGCGCTCTACGAACGTATGGGGTTCCGCGCCACCGGTGTGATGTACGGCAACGAAGCGCAGATGGCGCGCGACCTCTGA
- the ilvD gene encoding dihydroxy-acid dehydratase, protein MLQNRPDKSKLPSRHVTEGPERAPHRSYFYAMDITEEQIAQPFVGVATCWNEAAPCNIALNWQAQSAKAGVLNANGTPREFTTITVTDGIAMGHEGMRSSLASRDAIADTVELTMRGHCYDALVGLAGCDKSLPGMMMAMVRLNVPSVFMYGGTILPGKVPEGADVPEDFAKRDLTVQDMFEAVGKYQNGELSDAALAVLERVACPSAGACGGQFTANTMACVSEAIGLALLNSSGMPAPYEGRKEYGEASGRAVMTLLEKNIRARDVVTRKALENAARVVACTGGSTNAGLHLPAIAHEAGIDFDLFDVCDIFKDTPYFVDMKPGGQYVAKDLFEVGGVPVVMKELLKEGLLHGDCLTASGETMEEALDKIQGEPDMRVVHTVQNPITKTGGVVGLRGNLAPEGAIVKVAGMSEEQQVFTGPARVFECEEDAFEAVKARAYEAGEVIVIRNEGPKGGPGMREMLATTAALSGQGMGKKVALITDGRFSGATRGFCVGHVGPEAAVAGPIGLLQNGDMITINAITGELSVALTDEELAARKADWAGPRETIYASGVLWKYAQLVGEARYGAVTHPGAAKEKHVYADL, encoded by the coding sequence ATGTTGCAGAACCGGCCAGACAAATCGAAACTGCCAAGCCGTCACGTGACGGAGGGCCCGGAGCGGGCGCCGCATCGGTCGTATTTCTACGCCATGGACATCACGGAGGAGCAGATCGCGCAGCCGTTCGTGGGCGTGGCGACCTGCTGGAACGAAGCAGCGCCGTGCAACATCGCGCTGAACTGGCAGGCACAATCGGCTAAGGCCGGTGTTCTGAACGCAAACGGCACGCCACGCGAATTCACGACGATCACCGTCACCGACGGGATCGCGATGGGGCATGAGGGGATGCGGTCGTCGCTCGCATCGCGCGATGCGATTGCGGACACAGTCGAGCTGACGATGCGCGGGCATTGCTATGACGCACTTGTAGGCCTTGCGGGCTGCGACAAGTCGCTGCCGGGGATGATGATGGCCATGGTGCGCCTGAACGTGCCGTCGGTCTTCATGTATGGCGGTACGATCCTGCCGGGCAAAGTGCCGGAAGGCGCGGATGTGCCGGAGGATTTCGCCAAGCGCGACCTGACGGTACAGGACATGTTCGAGGCCGTGGGTAAATACCAGAATGGCGAGTTGAGTGATGCGGCTTTGGCCGTGCTGGAGCGTGTGGCTTGCCCGAGCGCGGGCGCGTGTGGTGGCCAGTTCACGGCCAATACGATGGCTTGTGTCTCGGAGGCGATTGGTCTGGCGCTGCTGAACTCAAGCGGGATGCCCGCACCCTATGAGGGCCGCAAGGAATATGGCGAGGCGTCTGGCCGCGCTGTCATGACCCTGCTGGAGAAGAACATTCGCGCGCGGGACGTGGTGACACGCAAGGCGCTGGAAAACGCGGCGCGGGTGGTGGCGTGTACCGGTGGGTCGACCAACGCGGGCCTGCACTTGCCAGCGATTGCGCATGAGGCGGGGATCGATTTCGACCTGTTTGACGTCTGCGACATCTTCAAGGACACGCCCTACTTCGTCGACATGAAGCCGGGCGGGCAATACGTGGCCAAGGACCTGTTCGAGGTCGGCGGCGTGCCGGTGGTGATGAAAGAGCTTCTGAAAGAGGGTCTGTTGCACGGCGATTGCCTGACCGCATCGGGTGAGACGATGGAAGAGGCGCTGGACAAGATCCAGGGCGAGCCGGACATGCGCGTTGTGCATACGGTTCAGAACCCGATCACCAAGACCGGTGGCGTTGTTGGACTGCGCGGCAATCTGGCGCCGGAAGGGGCCATCGTGAAGGTCGCGGGTATGAGCGAGGAGCAGCAGGTCTTCACCGGGCCAGCGCGCGTGTTCGAATGCGAAGAGGATGCGTTTGAGGCCGTGAAGGCGCGCGCCTATGAGGCGGGTGAAGTGATCGTGATCCGCAATGAGGGGCCGAAAGGCGGCCCCGGCATGCGCGAGATGCTGGCGACAACGGCGGCGTTGAGCGGTCAGGGCATGGGCAAGAAGGTGGCGTTGATTACCGATGGGCGCTTCTCGGGCGCGACGCGGGGGTTCTGCGTGGGTCATGTGGGGCCGGAAGCCGCCGTGGCGGGGCCAATTGGCCTTTTGCAAAACGGCGACATGATCACGATCAACGCAATCACGGGTGAGCTTTCCGTGGCCCTGACCGACGAGGAGCTGGCCGCCCGTAAGGCGGATTGGGCCGGCCCGCGTGAGACGATCTATGCGTCGGGCGTGCTGTGGAAATACGCGCAGCTTGTGGGTGAGGCGCGGTATGGCGCGGTGACCCATCCGGGAGCGGCGAAGGAAAAGCACGTATATGCGGATCTCTGA
- a CDS encoding argininosuccinate synthase, producing MSAPKKVVLAYSGGLDTSIILKWLQTEYRCEVVTFTADLGQGEELEPARKKAEMMGASDIYIEDLREEFVRDFVFPMFRANALYEGLYLLGTSIARPLISKRLVEIAEETGADAVSHGATGKGNDQVRFELCAYSLNPEIQVIAPWREWDLGSRTKLIEFAEKHQIPIAKDKRGEAPFSVDANLLHTSSEGKMLEDPSEEAPDHILQRISRPEDAPDVPEMIEIGFEKGDAVSINGEAMSPASILTELNRLGGKHGIGILDLVENRFVGMKSRGIYETPGGTILLEAHRGIEQITLDSGAGHLKDSIMPRYAELIYNGFWFSPEREMLQALIDKSQEHVTGTVRLKLYKGSARTVARWSDHSLYSEAHVTFEEDMGAYDQSDAQGFIQLNALRLKLLAARNRKFK from the coding sequence ATGTCTGCGCCCAAGAAGGTCGTGCTAGCCTATTCCGGCGGCCTCGATACCTCGATCATCCTGAAATGGTTGCAGACGGAATACCGATGCGAGGTGGTGACGTTTACCGCCGATCTTGGCCAAGGGGAGGAGTTGGAGCCTGCCCGCAAAAAGGCCGAGATGATGGGGGCCTCCGATATCTACATCGAGGACTTGCGCGAGGAGTTCGTGCGCGATTTCGTCTTCCCGATGTTCCGCGCCAATGCGCTTTATGAGGGGCTGTACCTGCTCGGCACCTCCATCGCGCGTCCGCTGATTTCCAAGCGCCTCGTTGAGATTGCCGAAGAAACCGGTGCCGATGCCGTCAGCCACGGCGCGACCGGCAAGGGCAACGATCAGGTCCGGTTTGAACTCTGTGCCTATTCGCTGAACCCTGAAATTCAGGTCATCGCACCTTGGCGTGAATGGGATCTTGGCAGCCGGACGAAGCTGATCGAGTTTGCCGAAAAGCACCAGATCCCGATCGCCAAGGACAAGCGTGGCGAGGCGCCGTTCAGCGTCGATGCGAACCTTCTGCACACGTCTTCCGAGGGCAAGATGCTGGAGGATCCGTCCGAGGAAGCGCCCGATCACATCCTGCAGCGGATTTCCCGCCCCGAAGACGCGCCCGATGTGCCCGAGATGATCGAGATCGGGTTTGAAAAGGGTGATGCTGTCTCGATCAACGGCGAAGCGATGAGCCCCGCTTCGATCCTGACCGAGCTGAACCGCCTCGGCGGCAAGCACGGCATCGGCATCCTCGATCTCGTCGAAAACCGCTTCGTCGGCATGAAGTCCCGCGGCATCTACGAGACGCCCGGCGGCACAATCCTTCTGGAAGCCCATCGCGGCATCGAACAGATCACGCTCGACAGCGGCGCAGGACACCTGAAAGACAGCATCATGCCGCGCTATGCTGAGCTGATCTACAACGGCTTCTGGTTCTCGCCCGAGCGCGAGATGCTGCAGGCCCTGATCGACAAGTCGCAGGAGCACGTCACCGGCACCGTGCGTCTGAAGCTCTACAAAGGCTCTGCCCGCACGGTGGCGCGTTGGTCCGATCACTCGCTCTATTCCGAGGCCCACGTGACCTTTGAAGAGGATATGGGCGCCTACGATCAGTCTGACGCGCAGGGCTTCATCCAGCTCAACGCGCTGCGCCTGAAGCTTCTGGCCGCCCGGAACCGCAAGTTCAAATGA
- a CDS encoding DUF6478 family protein — MGQDFPGMFGGFGLGQTLKRWQRALRVPKDLPSSELNRMAGDIRGLRDRLDVMSAQARSELRARRASDTDGIDRPDQCDWAVRPNPWKAEMRPRGVVGLSSPQPLAGGITVFHDATNADFSLMQDRTPDWVDGSQFGLVLEVYRSDGSFISFVQDLPGEALVGLTRNHFIAIKLVAEREQPVEIYARLNVQHGPNVEQIVRQVEFDGSNGQAEFDLAYSKINEKRLEKAWLDLIIEGPKMTRIALWDMVLLRAPRADF, encoded by the coding sequence ATGGGTCAGGATTTTCCCGGAATGTTTGGCGGATTTGGCCTTGGCCAGACGCTCAAACGCTGGCAACGCGCCTTACGCGTTCCAAAAGATCTGCCGAGTTCTGAGTTGAACCGGATGGCCGGTGACATCCGCGGATTGCGCGACCGGCTTGACGTTATGTCAGCACAGGCACGGTCGGAGCTGAGGGCGCGCAGGGCGTCTGATACGGATGGTATCGACCGGCCGGACCAATGTGACTGGGCGGTGCGCCCGAACCCTTGGAAGGCCGAAATGCGTCCACGAGGTGTTGTTGGGTTAAGTTCACCGCAGCCACTCGCGGGTGGGATCACGGTTTTTCACGATGCTACCAACGCCGATTTCAGCCTGATGCAGGATCGGACGCCAGATTGGGTGGACGGATCGCAATTCGGGCTGGTGCTGGAGGTTTACCGGTCAGACGGCTCTTTCATCTCGTTCGTGCAGGATCTGCCCGGTGAGGCGTTGGTCGGTCTGACCCGAAACCATTTCATTGCCATCAAGCTGGTCGCCGAGCGCGAACAACCGGTGGAAATATACGCGCGTCTGAACGTACAGCATGGCCCGAACGTGGAACAAATCGTGCGGCAGGTGGAATTTGATGGATCCAACGGCCAGGCGGAGTTTGATCTGGCCTATTCCAAGATCAATGAGAAACGGCTGGAAAAGGCCTGGCTGGACCTGATCATCGAGGGTCCGAAGATGACCCGCATCGCCTTGTGGGACATGGTCCTGTTGCGCGCGCCGCGCGCTGATTTCTGA
- the ilvA gene encoding threonine ammonia-lyase IlvA: MRDFATTARSATDALRDLFPATPLQKNAYLSERYGAEIWLKREDLSPVRSYKLRGAFNAMRKVRDAQPDQTQFVCASAGNHAQGVAFVCSHFGVRGRIYMPVTTPDQKVLKTRTFGGDAVEIILEGDFFDETLAAAKAWCSEAGAHFLSPFDDADVIQGQSSVAVEMMEQLGRAPDHLVLPVGGGGLSAGMLSYLRDMGATTELTLVEPAGGASLTAALKIGAPQTIEITDTFVDGAAVARIGDRTFEVLKDTSKKNVLIAPENRICVTIQEMLNLEGIVLEPAGALSINVLDDVAEKIKGKTVVCVTSGGNFDFERLPEVKERAQNWQGLKKYFILRLPQRPGALRDFLDLLGAEDNITRFEYLKKNSRNFGSVLIGIETERTGSFEDLAERVASRGFGFRDITDDKILADFLI, encoded by the coding sequence ATGAGAGATTTTGCCACCACCGCCCGGTCCGCCACGGATGCCCTGCGTGATCTGTTTCCTGCGACGCCATTGCAGAAGAACGCTTACCTGAGCGAGCGCTACGGGGCGGAGATATGGCTGAAGCGTGAAGATCTGTCGCCCGTGCGGTCGTACAAATTGCGCGGTGCCTTCAACGCCATGCGCAAGGTGCGCGACGCGCAGCCCGACCAGACGCAATTCGTTTGCGCCAGCGCGGGAAACCACGCGCAGGGGGTGGCGTTCGTGTGCTCTCATTTCGGGGTGAGGGGGCGCATCTACATGCCTGTCACGACACCGGATCAAAAGGTGCTCAAAACCCGGACATTTGGCGGCGATGCTGTTGAGATCATTCTTGAAGGCGATTTCTTTGATGAAACACTGGCCGCCGCGAAAGCCTGGTGTTCTGAGGCAGGCGCCCATTTCCTTTCACCCTTCGACGACGCGGACGTCATTCAGGGCCAAAGCTCGGTCGCTGTTGAGATGATGGAGCAGTTGGGTCGCGCGCCGGACCATTTGGTTTTGCCGGTCGGCGGGGGCGGCCTGTCCGCTGGAATGCTGAGCTATCTGCGCGATATGGGGGCAACAACAGAGCTGACCCTTGTGGAGCCTGCCGGGGGTGCAAGTCTGACCGCCGCCCTCAAGATCGGGGCGCCGCAAACCATTGAGATCACGGATACATTCGTGGACGGCGCCGCCGTTGCACGGATCGGAGATCGCACCTTTGAAGTGCTGAAAGACACGTCGAAAAAGAACGTCCTGATCGCGCCCGAGAACCGCATCTGTGTGACGATTCAGGAGATGTTGAACCTGGAAGGCATCGTGTTGGAACCGGCGGGTGCGCTTTCGATCAACGTACTGGATGACGTCGCGGAGAAGATCAAAGGCAAAACGGTGGTCTGTGTGACCTCCGGCGGGAACTTCGATTTTGAGCGTCTGCCCGAGGTGAAAGAACGCGCGCAGAATTGGCAGGGGCTGAAGAAGTATTTCATCCTTCGCCTGCCGCAGCGTCCGGGCGCACTGCGTGATTTCCTCGATCTGCTGGGGGCCGAAGACAACATCACGCGTTTTGAATATCTCAAGAAGAATTCACGCAACTTCGGCTCGGTCCTGATCGGGATCGAGACCGAGCGCACGGGCAGTTTTGAGGATTTGGCTGAACGCGTGGCGTCGCGCGGCTTCGGATTCCGCGACATTACCGACGACAAGATTCTCGCCGACTTCCTGATCTGA
- a CDS encoding NADPH-dependent 2,4-dienoyl-CoA reductase: MTHAHYPNLLAPLDLEFTTLKNRVLMGSMHTGLEETKDWPRVARFYADRAAGGVALIVTGGMAPNKEGGVFPGAAGLFSDQDIANHRVVTDAVHENGGKIAMQILHAGRYAYSPDCVSASAVKSPISPFPPKELDEEGIEKQIADIVTAAVRAREAGYDGVEIMGSEGYFLNQFLVTHVNKREDRWGGSYENRMRLPVEVVRRCREAVGDDFILIYRLSMIDLVPGGSTHEEVVQLAQAVEAAGATILNTGIGWHEARIPTIATSVPRKAFAWVTKKLMGKVGIPVITSNRINMPDVAEEVLAEGCADMVSMARPFLADAEFVAKTEAGRADEIAPCIACNQACLDHTFSGKLTSCLVNPRACHEVELDYGPADTPKRIAVVGAGAAGMAAAMTAAERGHKVVLFDKASQVGGQLNMAKQIPGKEEFIGLVDWFATMMERHQIDLRLGQDASADDLAGYDEVIIATGVRPRDPEISGQDGPNVLSYVDVLAGKAPVGRRVAVIGAGGIGFDVAEYLTHEGESPTEVPELWRREWGVADPAEHRGGLAPEGPLPEAPAREVTLLQRKAQKMGKGLGKTTGWIHRASLKMKNVQMVTGVNYERIDAEGLHVSFGEARESPTLIACDTVVLCAGQVVERTLADTLIEQGVEPHVIGGADVAAELDAKRAINQGVRLAATL; this comes from the coding sequence ATGACACATGCACATTACCCGAACCTTCTGGCCCCGCTCGACCTGGAGTTCACGACGCTGAAAAACCGCGTGTTGATGGGCTCCATGCACACCGGTCTGGAAGAGACCAAGGATTGGCCCCGCGTTGCGCGCTTCTATGCGGATCGGGCTGCGGGTGGTGTTGCGCTGATCGTGACGGGGGGCATGGCGCCGAACAAGGAAGGCGGCGTGTTTCCGGGGGCCGCGGGGCTGTTCTCGGATCAGGACATTGCGAACCACCGTGTGGTGACGGATGCGGTCCATGAAAATGGCGGCAAGATCGCTATGCAGATCCTGCATGCGGGGCGGTACGCCTACAGCCCGGATTGCGTAAGCGCCTCGGCGGTGAAGTCGCCGATCTCTCCGTTTCCGCCGAAGGAACTGGATGAAGAGGGGATCGAGAAGCAGATCGCCGATATCGTCACCGCCGCTGTTCGCGCGCGGGAGGCCGGGTATGACGGGGTCGAGATCATGGGGAGCGAGGGATATTTCCTGAACCAGTTCCTCGTCACGCACGTGAATAAGCGAGAGGATCGTTGGGGCGGATCATACGAAAACCGGATGCGCCTGCCGGTTGAGGTCGTACGCCGGTGCCGGGAGGCCGTGGGCGACGACTTCATCCTCATATATCGCCTGTCGATGATCGACCTTGTGCCAGGCGGGTCAACCCATGAGGAGGTTGTGCAATTGGCGCAAGCGGTTGAGGCGGCGGGGGCCACGATCCTGAACACGGGCATCGGCTGGCATGAGGCGCGCATTCCGACGATTGCGACGAGCGTTCCGCGCAAAGCGTTTGCCTGGGTCACTAAGAAGCTTATGGGTAAGGTTGGTATTCCGGTGATTACCTCGAACCGGATCAATATGCCGGATGTGGCCGAAGAGGTGCTGGCCGAGGGCTGCGCCGACATGGTGTCGATGGCGCGACCCTTTCTGGCCGACGCGGAGTTCGTGGCCAAAACCGAGGCGGGCCGTGCGGATGAAATCGCGCCCTGCATTGCCTGTAATCAAGCGTGTTTGGACCACACGTTCAGCGGCAAGCTGACCTCATGCCTGGTAAACCCGCGCGCCTGCCATGAGGTGGAATTGGACTACGGCCCTGCGGACACGCCCAAGCGCATCGCGGTCGTGGGCGCAGGTGCGGCCGGGATGGCGGCCGCGATGACGGCGGCGGAACGCGGGCACAAGGTGGTTCTGTTCGACAAGGCAAGCCAAGTTGGTGGGCAGTTGAATATGGCCAAGCAGATCCCCGGCAAGGAAGAGTTCATCGGGCTGGTCGACTGGTTCGCCACGATGATGGAACGCCACCAGATTGATCTGCGGTTGGGGCAGGACGCGTCTGCCGATGATTTGGCAGGCTATGATGAGGTTATCATTGCCACCGGTGTGCGCCCCCGAGACCCGGAGATTTCCGGGCAGGATGGGCCGAATGTTCTGAGCTATGTGGATGTGCTCGCTGGCAAGGCTCCGGTCGGTCGCCGCGTGGCCGTGATCGGCGCGGGTGGCATTGGCTTTGATGTCGCCGAATACCTGACCCATGAGGGCGAAAGCCCGACTGAGGTGCCGGAACTTTGGCGTCGCGAATGGGGTGTCGCGGACCCGGCAGAGCATCGGGGCGGTCTTGCGCCGGAGGGGCCCTTGCCCGAAGCGCCGGCGCGGGAGGTCACGCTGCTGCAGCGTAAGGCGCAGAAGATGGGAAAAGGTCTGGGCAAAACCACCGGCTGGATCCACCGCGCCAGTCTGAAGATGAAGAATGTGCAGATGGTGACGGGTGTGAATTACGAGCGTATCGACGCCGAGGGCTTGCATGTCAGCTTTGGCGAGGCACGCGAAAGTCCGACGTTGATCGCATGCGACACAGTGGTGCTTTGCGCCGGGCAGGTTGTGGAGCGGACGCTGGCGGATACGCTGATCGAGCAAGGCGTCGAGCCGCATGTGATCGGTGGTGCGGATGTGGCCGCAGAACTTGATGCCAAGCGCGCGATCAACCAAGGGGTACGGCTGGCGGCGACGCTTTAG